From Denitrovibrio acetiphilus DSM 12809, the proteins below share one genomic window:
- a CDS encoding sulfotransferase family protein, with amino-acid sequence MSEKEKNNVMRSITMSTKMEMPISLGTLEYIAGVDPKETWSIIGDDDVDTESFDKLREKHFDSIKQQESTKEFQDKLKKMMEETINLYQGILGGKSDSVKPYTEGRSFNFILGMPRTGGTTLYQGLSDAFEWPWEKLLFSMTHNFMPNGRYCVGQPSSEFDMGWRLPWNFHNLIFELCQFLVYANNEAPDSEHIFLKSTALSYAVKFLNFLFGDKANYFVTTRHPGAITMSCGKDDITREDHMQNMLLWTNLYSTILRECRPVGRVKVVEYGAGLTEVINAAFEKREMGERLEETSFFEYDDYDKEFYESENVQRMFEYVQMSWKLFDKDFPLPEKCI; translated from the coding sequence ATGAGTGAAAAAGAAAAAAACAACGTGATGCGTTCCATAACAATGAGCACAAAAATGGAGATGCCGATATCTCTCGGTACTTTAGAATATATAGCAGGGGTGGACCCGAAAGAGACATGGTCAATAATAGGCGACGATGACGTCGATACGGAGTCTTTTGATAAACTCCGCGAAAAGCATTTTGATTCTATCAAACAACAGGAGTCCACAAAGGAGTTTCAAGACAAGCTTAAGAAGATGATGGAAGAAACGATTAATCTTTATCAGGGCATCCTGGGCGGAAAGAGTGACAGTGTAAAACCATATACTGAAGGCAGGTCTTTCAACTTTATCCTCGGTATGCCGAGAACAGGCGGAACAACACTTTATCAGGGGCTTTCAGATGCTTTCGAGTGGCCGTGGGAAAAGCTACTGTTCTCTATGACTCATAACTTTATGCCAAACGGCAGGTATTGCGTCGGACAGCCGAGCTCAGAGTTTGACATGGGGTGGAGGCTTCCGTGGAATTTCCATAACCTTATTTTCGAACTTTGCCAGTTTCTTGTCTACGCTAATAACGAAGCCCCCGACAGCGAACATATATTCCTCAAAAGCACAGCTCTCAGTTATGCTGTGAAATTCCTGAACTTTTTGTTCGGCGACAAGGCAAACTATTTTGTCACAACACGCCACCCCGGAGCTATTACTATGAGCTGCGGAAAGGATGATATCACGAGGGAAGACCATATGCAGAATATGCTGCTCTGGACAAACCTTTATTCCACTATCCTGCGGGAATGCAGACCTGTGGGCAGGGTGAAGGTTGTAGAGTATGGTGCTGGTCTTACAGAGGTGATAAATGCAGCATTTGAAAAACGCGAAATGGGTGAGCGTCTTGAAGAAACATCTTTCTTCGAGTATGACGATTACGATAAAGAATTTTATGAAAGTGAAAATGTTCAGCGTATGTTTGAATATGTCCAGATGTCATGGAAGCTCTTTGATAAAGACTTCCCGCTTCCTGAGAAATGTATATAA